The Faecalibaculum rodentium genome segment GCTGGTCCACCGCCGAGGTCAGCTGGCTCATGCCGCTGCCCAGTTCGGACAGTCTGCCTTTCTGGCCCTCCAGCTGTGCCGTTCCGTCATCCAGCTGCGTGGCGCCGGCTACCAGGGCCGCATTGTTGCCCGTCAGCTGGTCAGCACCGGCATTGACCTGATCCAGGGCCGCTTTGGACTGCGTCTGAAGCTGTGCAAGGCCCGTTTCCAGGGCAGCCACACCTGTGTTCAACGAATCAGCACCGGCAGACAGCTGAGCCACACCCGCTTTCAGCGCATCAATGTTCTCCGGCAGCTTCATCCCCTGCATCTGCTGCTGCATGCCATCCAGTGTCTGGATGGATGCCGTCAGGTCCGCATCCAGTCCATCGAGTGCCTTGCCGGCATCCGTCAGCTGCCCGGCCATCGGCGTCAGGGTCTGTCCGACCTTCTCCAGGGTCTTCTGGATTCCCTGGAGGTCTGCCATGAGCTGCGTGCCGTCCAGGGCCTTCAGGCTGTTCAGGTCCTGTACAGCCGCCACATCGGCTTTTGCCTGCTGCAGAGCTGCGATCTGGGAATCGATCTGCGTGGTATCCACCTGGGCTGTGGCTGCGGTTGCCGCGGCGTTCACCGTGATCTGCTTGTCAGCCGGGAGCTCCGCATTGGCGGCGGCCACCGCCTGCTGAATGGAGGCATTGGTCTCCGACGCCGCCTGCTGGCTGCTGGCATCTGTTGCCTCCGCAGACTGTACCACAGCTGCCTTCGCATCCGTCAGCGCCTGAATCGAGGCGTCGATCTGGTTCGTGACAGAGGTTTTCGCGGCTGTCAGCTGTGTCTGGCTGTCGGCGATCATCTGGTTGTCCGCTGCAATGGTGTCCGTAATGGTCTGCATCTGACCAGCGGCATCCTGCACCGCGGCTTCAAACTGCGGCATGGCCTGCTGCAGCTGGGTCATGGAGGCGGAAGCCGAGGACATGGAAGTCTGCAGAGCGGTCAGCACCTGCCGGTCTTTTGCCACTGTCTGCTGCATACCCTCCAGTTGTGTCTTTGCACCAGCCAGCAGCTGGTTCACACCCGCTGCATCCAGCTGATCCACGGATCCCTGCAGCTGTTTCAGACCCGCTGCAAGAGACTCACTTCCCTTTTTCAGCGTCATCACCGACCCGTCGGTGCTGGAGACGCTGCTCTGTACCTGGCCGATACCATCCGTGATGCCATAGAGCTGCTTCGTGCCAGCTGCCAGCTGCTCTTCCCCGGCTGTATAAGCCAGCAGGCCGGCCTTCAGCGTGGAGGTTCCATTGTGCAGCTGCGTAGCGGCATCCCCGAGCTGCGAAATCTGGGGCAGAGCCGATGTCAGCGGCTGAATGCCGGCCTTCAGCTGCGATGTGCCATCATAGAGCTGCTTCGATCCGTCCTCCAGCTGCAGGCTCGCATCATACAGCTGCTTCACGCCGCCTGTCAGTTCGCTCACAGACCCCAGCTGCGGGATCTCCTCCAGATCCAGGTCATTGGTCATGGCCATCATCAACCCGGACGGATCGTACTCCTTCACATCGGCCGTGATCTCGATTTCATCCGAGATGTCCAGCTCCTTCGCCATATCCGACAGACCGGCCTGCTGCATGGTTTCCTCCAGGCCTGGAACAGCCGCGAAGGCCAGGAACTCATTTGTGCCATCGGACACAATCTTGCCCTGGGCGCACTTCACGTTCTTGCAGTTCTCTGCATCCATGTCCATCATGCCGCCCGCCAGGAAGGAGGGATGAACCGTCACGGTCTTCCCGTTGAGCTGCACCTGCTTTCCGACGTTGTTCGTGAACCGGATTCTGATTCCCAGCTTTCCGCTCTTTCCCGCCAGGTCTTCGGCCTTGATGTCCCTGCCGTCCAGGGTGTAGTCGATCTGCACCGAAACCGGCAGTTCTTTCGTGGCGTCGCCTTTGTACCAGATGTCCTTCTCCGAAGAGTTCCAGGTATAGGTCTCGCCTGAAACCGAGGGCTTGTCGTCACCCTTGACGTTCTCGACATTCTTCAGCTTCAGGTCTTCCTTCACATTGTGCAGGCCGTCGTCGTCATGCAGCCAGGCGGAGACCACAGTGCTGTTGACCGACCCGTCGGGGTTGAGCACTGTATAGACCGTTTCGGTTTTCTCCGTCGGATTGTTGTCTTCCGCCGCAAATACCTGTGCCGGAATCATGCCGGCCGCCATGGTGGCCGCCAGGATCGCTGTGCCGATCTTCTGGATATAGTGTCTGCTCATACGCAGTCCGTTTTCTTTGTTCATGTGTTTCCTGGGTCCTTTCTGTCCCCGCCTGTCAAGCCCTTGCGGCTTCTTTGCCGCTCTTTGAGGAAGCTGCCCGGGCAGATGCCTTCGGCCAGCCTTTGGTCGTCTTTGCGATCAGCCCGCTGCATGCCAGCAGCAGGGCCGGAAGAATGAACAGGATGACCAGCACACTGATCAGTGCGCCGCGTCCCAGCAGCGTGCACAGACTCGCGATCATGTCCATTTTTGCGATCATTGCCACACCGGTGCAGGCCGCGAAGAACGACAGTCCGCTGGTGATGATGGATGTGCTGCTCTTTTCCACACTGATCTGGATCGCCCGGACAGGCGTCTGGCCATTCTGCAGCTCTTCCCGGAACCGGGAGGTGATCAGGATCGCATAGTCAATGCACGCACCCAGCTGGATCGTGCCGATGACGATGCTCGCAATGAACGGCAGTGTGGTGTGCGTGAAGAACGGAATGCCCATGTTTACGCTGATGGCAAACTCAATCGCCAGCACCAGGATGAAGGGCAGGGAGAGAGACTTGAAGGTCACGGCAATGATGGCCAGGATCGCCACGATGGACACGATGTTGACCATCTGGAAATCCACGTTGGTGACCTTGATCAGGTCCTCGTCCAGTGCGCCTTCGCCGCCGATCAGGCCGTTTTTGTCATATTTGTGCAGGATCTCACGCAGGGTGTCCAGCTGTTTGTTTTCCTCATCCGTCGCCCCGCGATATTCACTGTTGACCACCACCAGGCGCCGGCCGCCGTTGTGCAGGATGTCTTCAAGCTGTGCCGGCTCGAAGGTGCTTGGCACACCCGGACCGATGTATTTCTCATACGCCAGGACATTGGACACGCCCTTGACTTCCTCCATCTGCGAGATCATGTCCTGCATGTCCCTGGCAGACACTTTGTCGTCCACGAGCACGAAGTGCGTGGTGTTCATGTTGAATTTTTCCTTCATCTGTGTCGTGCCCTGCACGCTGGCCATGTCTTCGGGCAGCGTGGCGGTCAGGTCATAGTACTGAGCCACATTGGCCTGGGCATAGATTGCCGGGATGAACAGCAGGACGAACACCGCGATGATGGCCTTGTAGTGCTTTGTGACAAAGACAGGTGCTTTCTTGACCGGACGGATCAGCACCGGGTGTTTCCACTTCTCTATCCACTTGTCGAAGAACATGATCAGCGACGGAAGCACCAGAACCGTGCAGATGACACCCAGGACTACGCCCTTGGCCATGACCAGGCCGATGTCCTTTCCCAGCGTCAGGCTCATGAAGCACAGGGCCAGGAACCCGGCAATCGTGGTGATGGAAGACGAGGTGATGGACACGAACGTCGCCTGAATGGCAGACGCCATGGCTTCCTCGTTTGTCACGCCCGGCTTCGCCTTTTCCTCCTGGTACCGGTGGAGAAGGAAGATGGAATAGTCCATCGTCACCGCCAGCTGCAGGATCAGCGCCAGGGCTTTGGTGATGTAGGAAATCTCCCCCAGGAAAATATTGGTTCCCATGTTGTAGATGATCGGGAACGCGATACCCAGCAGGAACACGAAGGGTGCCACCCAGGACTCCAGCCCCAGACACAGGACCACCAGACACAGCGCCACGGCAATGGCCGAGTAAATCGGGGTCTCTGTCGTGACCAGGTCCCTGGTGTCCTCGGTAATGGCAGAGAATCCTGCCAGCCAGCAGTCCATCTGTGAATACTGCTTGATCTGCGCAATGGCGTTCATGGTCCGGTCACTGGCCGTCGGTTCCCTGAAGGTGATGATCAGCATCGTGGAATCGCCGCTGTACAGCATGTCCTGGATGCTTTCTGGGATCGCCTCCCTGGGAACGGACAGATCCAGGACTGAATCACGCCAGATCACCTTGTCCACACCGTCGATGCCTTCGATCTGTGTCTTCAGCTTCGCGACATCCTTTTCCGGCATGCCGTTGACCACCAGCATATCCACGCTGGAAAGATTGAAATCATCCCCCAGGACATCCTGTGCCTTCATGCTTTCGGTGTCCTTTGGCAGATACGACAGCAGGTCGTAGTTGACCCGTGTGTTGAGGTATCCGAATATGCTGGGGATCAGCAGAAGCACCGCGACAAGAAGGATCGCGTTTCTGTGCTTCACGATGAATCGGGATAGTTGTTCCATAACGCCTCCTTGCGTACGTCCACAAGCCTACTCCTGAAATGACCATCGGTCAATTTTCCGCCACTGGACAAAATCCCGGTTCTGTACGGATAAATGACTGGCGGTCAGTCATGCTTTGGGCGTACGCTGTAGGCATGAAATCCAAAGTACAGGAAAACAAGAAACAGAAAATGGACCGGCTGGTTGCCTCAGCCAGCCGGCTGTTTACGGAAACCGGGGTGGAAAAGGTCTCCGTGGAAGAAATTGCCCGGCAGGCAGGCGTGGCCAAGGGCACCTTTTATCTGTATTTCCACGACAAGGAACAGCTGAGGGACCTGATCATTTCCCGTGAAGCCGCCAGGCTCTTTGAAACAGCCGATGAATGCCTGCGGACCTCTCCCCAGGCATCCTTTGTAGATGCCGTGATTTTCATGATCGACAACGTTCTGAGCCAGCTGGAAGCCAGGGCCACCCTGCTGAAGTTCATCCGGCGGTCACTGACCTTCGCTGTTTTCCACGAAAACATCAGCGGTCTCATGCAGGAGGAACAGTTTGCCCTCTATCCCCGGTTTCTCGATCTGGCCCAGAGCTATGGCTGGCAGCTGAAAAACCCGTACAAAACGCTGTTTCTGGTCGTGGAACTGGCATCCGGCACCTGCTATTCCTGTCTGATCGACAGCAAACCCTGTTCCATGGAAGACATGAAGCCGGTCCTGTATTCTTCCATCCGTGCGATTCTGGAAAGTGCAAAAAAGCCTGTCCAGCCTCCGGCAGCGCGAATCTCCGAAGCTGCTTCGCTGGCTGATGCAAATGCAAATATGGCGTAACCGTCCTGTGCAGGAATGGTCACGCCATTGTTCATGATCGGAGGCTGGGCTGACTGCTGTCAGAGTCAGTATTCGGGTAAGGACGGCAGAGCCGGCGGTTGTCCGGGACGAAGGGAGCCGGTCCTGATCTGCCGGGCAATGGCTTTCAGTTCAGTCTGGATTTCAGCGCCGTTTTCAATCAGTCTGACGGCAGTGGTCCAGATGATGCGGTTTTCCGCCTCCAGGCTTACAGAGTCCGGATAACCGCATGCATTGACTGTCACCCTGTACTGACAGGGCACCCCGTCAAGTCCGGTGAAGGAGAGCACCCATTCATTTGAGACAGATCCAGTTTTTTCAGGGGCAGCTTCCAGGCTGGACTCCGGCAGTCCGGGAAACAGCAGCTCTCTGATCATGGATTTCCATTCTCCGGTCTCGGACACGGCTTCTTTACCTTCCGGCAGGATCTGCTGCAGAATCCAGTCTGTCCCGCTCTCCCTTGTCAGCACAAACGTCGTATGCTCCGGGGGACTGAATAGATGAACGGTCCAGGTCTCCGAATCAGGCAGCTGGCTTACCTGAACAGCAGATACTCCGGCTTCATTCCGGAAAATCCGCCAGGTATATCCGTTTCTGATGACCTCGATCCCTGCAGCCTCCCCCAGAGTATCCAGGACCCTGGCAAAGTCTTCATCTTCCCTGCTTTTTCCGGATTCCCGGCAGGCAGTATACCCCGGGAGGGTGGCAGGTGCAGGCTTTACATCGCCGGACCGTGCGCAGCTGCTCAACAGGCAGGAAGCTGCCAGACAGAGACAGGCGCTTCTGAATCCACTCATGTATGATTCACTCCTTTAAAGTCAGACAGAATAACTCAGTAATTCCAGCCAATCCGAGTATGACCGGCCTGATCAAGTTCCAGCGTTAAATACCAACTACCCGGGACAGCTGTATAACCATCCTGGGTCACAGACCCAACAAAAGTCAAACTGGCTATAGCTGCACTACCTGTCGAAGCACTGCCCCTTACAGTCGACAGATTTGAAGAATTCACCGTTACTAAAACACCCGTAATACCAGGATTATATACATTGCGAATCATCGCAGGTGATTTCTGAACAGTTGCCTGAAAAGAAGCAGTAACAAAACCATTAGAATAATGAGGCGTTAAAGTACTGGTTCCATTCGGTATAGCTCCCTGGCTCCAAGGACCATAAACATATGGAGAAGCAATACCTTCCTCTGGGGTTACATCAAGTGTAATCAGTTCATTTCCAACGTTATAGAGAACTATTGTTCCGTCAAGAACTGCATCATCAAGAATCGCTGCTTTTTCACCACATTCGTTTTCATAAACCATTACCCCGGGTGTAATATCTCCAGCATCAATTTCATGGTAATCGTTGTTGTCAGCTGCAGACACAGGACAAAGAGAAGAAAACAAGGATAGATACAAAGCTGTTGAAGCAGTGAAAATTTTCCTGAAAATGTTCATTGTAATTCTGTAATGATGGTCCAGCATCATTGTCCTTTCTTAGTTGGGCACAGCTTACTGTCTTTATACCAAACTGACTGTTATTTCGCAATAAAGTAAGCGACGTTAATTGCCCATATTAAAACAGGACTGATTCCCTGTACCATCATGGTATTGGGGACAGTCCTGTTTTCTATTTCTTATACAGATGTCCTGGAAGTGTCCTGGAGTATGGAAGCAGGTCTTCGAGTACTTCCTCTCTGATCCCTTCGTTCTTCAGCCTTGTCAGCACATATTCGATGTACTTCTCAGGCACCAGCCCATTCATGATTGCCGATTGGCTCAGACTGTACCATACTGCTGTTGCTTCCGCTCCTGCTTCCGTGTCCGCAAACAGGAACCCCTTCCGGCCTATCACGAACGGCTTCACCATCCGCTCCGCCAGGTTATTGTCGATCGGATAGTTCCCATCCTCCAGATAAAGGGCCAGCGAGTCTTTCCTTTTCAGGAAGTAGTTTGCTCCCTTTACTGCTTTCGAACCACTATCAAAACTCCGGGCGATCCGCTCCATTCCTGCGATCACCTGGTCAAAAAGCGGTTTAGACTCTTTCTGCCTCAGTTCGTATACTTCTTCCCGACTCAGTTTCTTCTTTTTCGCTCTGCTCTCCACCTCATAAAGCCTGTTGATGTTCCCAAGTGGCTCCAACAGGATCCCCAGTGCCGGATTCTCCCTGATATGTTTCAGTTTCATTTCTGTATCGTCTGGCAGATTCTTGAATGTCTGGTAGTCTGCACGGATCTTCACCGCATCATACAGATGCCGCCTCGCATGGGCCATACAACTCAGATGGATGGCTGCTGTGTAATTATCGTAGCCTTCGAATCCGTCTGACATCAGGGCCTTTTCGAATCCTTCTCCCAGGAATTCCCATACGAACTTCTGGGCCCTGCTCTTCTTGAACTGATATATGACCATCTGTCTGGCTTCATGCTCTGCGCTGACCCCGACGATCATGTAACAGTTCGTCCGATCCTGATCCCGACTCACTTCCAGGCATTTCAGTACGGTCTCATCCATATGGACCACATCACATTCCCTGAAATCCTGTATCATCCTGTCCACCAGAGCTTCTCCATAGATCTGGGAAGAACGGATCATCCAGCTGGCCATGATACTCCTGCTGAGGTTGAATCCTCTTCGCTGCCAGTCTTGTTCCTGTCTGTAAAGAGGCAGTCCCATGACTGTTTTCTGGGCTATGATGTGGGACACAAGAGAAGGCGAAGACATCGTATTCTCCAGAAGCGGTGCTTCTTTGCGGGCAGCCGGGATCATCACAGGCTTTCCATCCTCATCTTCACAACCTTTGGGGCAGACATAATTATGATCCACTTCCACTTCGACATAGAGGCGCTGCGGAACGTATTTGATGGTCCGGTGTACAGTCGGTTTCAGCTCCTTCATGGCTGTGCCACATACAGGGCACACCGGGTCCTTGCCTGCATCCGGATACACATCGATGATCTTTTCAGGAAGCGCCTTTGCTTTCTCCTTCATGGATCTGCGCTTTTTGGGGGACGCCGGTCTCTCTTTGCTCACAGTTTCCAGGACAGCTGATTCATCCAGGTCTTCGGGAGAAGACGTGGATGCGATCTCTTCCGCCTCGTTGAACAGGGATATGAAAAGCTGCTCGCTTTTGGAAGCGAAGCGGTCCATGGCCGCCTTCCTGTTGATCTGGTCTTTCAGGAACAGGTTGTCGGCCAGGAAGAGAGCGGCATCGACCAGGTCATCATGATCCAGAGATTCGAGGCTTTCTTTCATGGATTTGCGGGTGTAGTTTTCGAAGTCAAAAGAAGATAAGAAGTCCATGGCAAAAGTATAGGATAAAGAGGAAAAGGGGCAAACTGAAATGCCTTAAATAATTATTATGCTCACAGTTCCAGAAATGGTTCATTCGATATGACTGAAAACCGTCAGGGATCAGGAGATCTGTCTAGATATATTGAGGCATCACATGCCTGAAAGCCCGCTTCTGGTTTATGTCCAGTCCTTCCAAAAGCCAGTCCAGCTGCTGTGGGGAGATCTGCAGAAACGGATCCGGGGAACTCATCCGCCATTTGAAGGTTCCTTTGCTCAGCTGCTTGTGAAGGAGCCAGAACCCTGTACCGTCATAATGGAGGAGCTTGAGCTTGTTGTGTCGTTTGTTGGTGAAGACGAACATCGCATTCTGGAATGGATCAGTGTTCAGGATCGACTGGACATATGTACCCAGTCCATCTATGCCTTTGCGAAAGTCCACAGGTTCAGTGACCAGGTATAATCGGGAAATATCATCAAGTCCAGTCATGTAAAATCCCTCCGTGCCGGTATTGTCCCGCTACGGAGGGATTTGTCATAGATGGGTAATTAACGTCGCTTACGCAATAAATAACACATATTTTTCGTTAATATTTTGATAATAACGGTAATTAATATTGGATGACATATGCCTCTGTTACCTGTCAGCTTTCTTTCCAGCACAAAAAGCCGGCAAATGACACCAGTCCTGTCCTGATGCCTTTTGCCGGCAGCGTTTTCTTTATTCAGCTTCAGTCTTATTTCGTCAGTTGATCAAGTTGCGGGGCGTCCGGGGATACGGCTGCACATCCCGGATGTTCTGGACACCGGAAAGATACATCAGCATACGGTCAAATCCCAGGCCGAAGCCGGAGTGTCTGCAGCCGCCAAACCGGCGCAGATCCAGGTACCAGTCCAGGCTGCCCTCGTTCATGCCCAGGTCGTCCATTTTCTTCTTCAGCACATCATAGCGCTCTTCACGCTGACTGCCACCGACCAGTTCCCCCACATAGGGAACCAGCAGGTCGCAGGCGGCCACGGTTTTGCCATCTTCGTTTTCCCGCATATAGAACGCCTTGATTTCCTTGGGATAGTCTGTCAGGAACACAGGTCCCTTTACCACCTGTTCGCAGATGTAGCGCTCGTGCTCGCTCTGCAGGTCCATGCCCCAGAAAATGTCCTGGTTCTCGAACTGGTCTTTCGCCTGTTCCAGGTGTCCGATGGCCTCCGTGTAGGTCATGCGCTTGAAGTCGGACTCCGCCACAGCCTTGACCCGGTTGATGCAGTCTTTGTCAATGGCTTTCTCGAAGAACGCCATTTCCTCCGGCGCGTTCTCCAGGACATAGTTGATGCAGTACTTGATCATGTCCTCCACCACATCCATGTTGTCCGAAAGATCCGCAAAGGCCATCTCCGGCTCAATCATCCAGAACTCACTGGCATGTCTGGTGGTGTTGGAGTTTTCCGCCCGGAACGTGGGACCGAAGGTATACACATTGCGGTACGTCAGCGCGAAAGGCTCTACATGCAGCTGGCCGGAAACCGTCAGCTGTGCATGTTTCGCGAAGAAATCCTGGTCGTACTTGTCATCCGCCCGTGTGGTGACGGTAAAG includes the following:
- the asnS gene encoding asparagine--tRNA ligase, translating into MLAVKLKDTYKDLDGQKVTMQGWVRTNRGSKKAGFIELNDGSTFSNVQVVYKPEQTADYEAVSKITLGSAIEVTGTLKATPGAKQDYEIQADSVEVLGASDHEYPLQKKRHSFEYLRTIPSVRPRANTYYAMFRLRSVLSMAIHRFFQDRGFVYVHTPIITGNDAEGAGECFTVTTRADDKYDQDFFAKHAQLTVSGQLHVEPFALTYRNVYTFGPTFRAENSNTTRHASEFWMIEPEMAFADLSDNMDVVEDMIKYCINYVLENAPEEMAFFEKAIDKDCINRVKAVAESDFKRMTYTEAIGHLEQAKDQFENQDIFWGMDLQSEHERYICEQVVKGPVFLTDYPKEIKAFYMRENEDGKTVAACDLLVPYVGELVGGSQREERYDVLKKKMDDLGMNEGSLDWYLDLRRFGGCRHSGFGLGFDRMLMYLSGVQNIRDVQPYPRTPRNLIN
- the tnpB gene encoding IS66 family insertion sequence element accessory protein TnpB (TnpB, as the term is used for proteins encoded by IS66 family insertion elements, is considered an accessory protein, since TnpC, encoded by a neighboring gene, is a DDE family transposase.), with amino-acid sequence MTGLDDISRLYLVTEPVDFRKGIDGLGTYVQSILNTDPFQNAMFVFTNKRHNKLKLLHYDGTGFWLLHKQLSKGTFKWRMSSPDPFLQISPQQLDWLLEGLDINQKRAFRHVMPQYI
- a CDS encoding efflux RND transporter permease subunit; this encodes MEQLSRFIVKHRNAILLVAVLLLIPSIFGYLNTRVNYDLLSYLPKDTESMKAQDVLGDDFNLSSVDMLVVNGMPEKDVAKLKTQIEGIDGVDKVIWRDSVLDLSVPREAIPESIQDMLYSGDSTMLIITFREPTASDRTMNAIAQIKQYSQMDCWLAGFSAITEDTRDLVTTETPIYSAIAVALCLVVLCLGLESWVAPFVFLLGIAFPIIYNMGTNIFLGEISYITKALALILQLAVTMDYSIFLLHRYQEEKAKPGVTNEEAMASAIQATFVSITSSSITTIAGFLALCFMSLTLGKDIGLVMAKGVVLGVICTVLVLPSLIMFFDKWIEKWKHPVLIRPVKKAPVFVTKHYKAIIAVFVLLFIPAIYAQANVAQYYDLTATLPEDMASVQGTTQMKEKFNMNTTHFVLVDDKVSARDMQDMISQMEEVKGVSNVLAYEKYIGPGVPSTFEPAQLEDILHNGGRRLVVVNSEYRGATDEENKQLDTLREILHKYDKNGLIGGEGALDEDLIKVTNVDFQMVNIVSIVAILAIIAVTFKSLSLPFILVLAIEFAISVNMGIPFFTHTTLPFIASIVIGTIQLGACIDYAILITSRFREELQNGQTPVRAIQISVEKSSTSIITSGLSFFAACTGVAMIAKMDMIASLCTLLGRGALISVLVILFILPALLLACSGLIAKTTKGWPKASARAASSKSGKEAARA
- the tnpC gene encoding IS66 family transposase, whose amino-acid sequence is MDFLSSFDFENYTRKSMKESLESLDHDDLVDAALFLADNLFLKDQINRKAAMDRFASKSEQLFISLFNEAEEIASTSSPEDLDESAVLETVSKERPASPKKRRSMKEKAKALPEKIIDVYPDAGKDPVCPVCGTAMKELKPTVHRTIKYVPQRLYVEVEVDHNYVCPKGCEDEDGKPVMIPAARKEAPLLENTMSSPSLVSHIIAQKTVMGLPLYRQEQDWQRRGFNLSRSIMASWMIRSSQIYGEALVDRMIQDFRECDVVHMDETVLKCLEVSRDQDRTNCYMIVGVSAEHEARQMVIYQFKKSRAQKFVWEFLGEGFEKALMSDGFEGYDNYTAAIHLSCMAHARRHLYDAVKIRADYQTFKNLPDDTEMKLKHIRENPALGILLEPLGNINRLYEVESRAKKKKLSREEVYELRQKESKPLFDQVIAGMERIARSFDSGSKAVKGANYFLKRKDSLALYLEDGNYPIDNNLAERMVKPFVIGRKGFLFADTEAGAEATAVWYSLSQSAIMNGLVPEKYIEYVLTRLKNEGIREEVLEDLLPYSRTLPGHLYKK
- a CDS encoding TetR/AcrR family transcriptional regulator; the encoded protein is MKSKVQENKKQKMDRLVASASRLFTETGVEKVSVEEIARQAGVAKGTFYLYFHDKEQLRDLIISREAARLFETADECLRTSPQASFVDAVIFMIDNVLSQLEARATLLKFIRRSLTFAVFHENISGLMQEEQFALYPRFLDLAQSYGWQLKNPYKTLFLVVELASGTCYSCLIDSKPCSMEDMKPVLYSSIRAILESAKKPVQPPAARISEAASLADANANMA